The Acetivibrio saccincola genome window below encodes:
- a CDS encoding helix-turn-helix domain-containing protein — MSFSTMIKRLREEKGLSQKDVAEHLGITRQAIASYELAKREPDYETLHKLADFFGVSADYLLGRSGSKDKNAVTVGKNIDLIKGDRTYEELSQDISRKLGTLIFPEMLELYAKGERMPFIGTIKILAKYAQVRDTFFYEHNTPESYEKEKQLYALEMSQEKLAEVTKETGFALEHVKDKELIMWLTKESSLPYIMLAKQIEESGLTPEALKPLIDSINNSKRINSK; from the coding sequence ATGTCTTTCTCAACGATGATAAAACGATTAAGGGAAGAAAAAGGACTTTCACAAAAAGATGTAGCAGAACACTTAGGAATTACCCGTCAGGCAATTGCATCATATGAATTAGCTAAAAGGGAACCGGACTACGAGACACTCCACAAATTAGCTGATTTCTTTGGTGTCTCTGCTGACTATTTATTAGGGCGCTCAGGCAGCAAGGATAAAAATGCTGTAACTGTTGGGAAAAATATCGATTTAATAAAAGGTGACCGTACATATGAGGAGTTGTCCCAAGATATAAGTCGAAAATTAGGAACATTAATATTTCCTGAAATGCTCGAATTGTATGCAAAAGGAGAGAGGATGCCTTTTATAGGTACAATTAAGATTTTGGCTAAATATGCTCAGGTCAGGGATACTTTCTTTTATGAGCACAATACTCCTGAAAGCTATGAAAAGGAAAAACAGCTTTATGCTTTAGAAATGAGTCAGGAGAAACTGGCAGAGGTAACTAAAGAGACGGGATTTGCACTTGAACATGTTAAGGATAAAGAACTAATAATGTGGTTGACTAAAGAAAGCAGCCTTCCTTACATAATGCTTGCTAAACAAATTGAAGAATCAGGATTAACTCCGGAGGCATTAAAACCACTTATAGACAGTATAAACAACTCCAAAAGAATTAATAGTAAATAA
- the rpsU gene encoding 30S ribosomal protein S21: protein MSEIRVKENESLDSALKRFKRQCAKAGVLAEVRKREHYVKPSVRRKKKSEAARKRKFR, encoded by the coding sequence ATGTCTGAAATCAGAGTTAAAGAGAATGAATCTCTTGACAGTGCTCTAAAGAGGTTTAAGAGACAATGTGCCAAGGCAGGCGTATTAGCAGAAGTTAGAAAAAGAGAGCACTATGTAAAACCAAGCGTAAGGAGGAAGAAAAAATCTGAAGCAGCAAGAAAAAGAAAATTTAGATAA
- the gltA gene encoding NADPH-dependent glutamate synthase, with protein MPNMSPKKVPMPEQNPNERIKNFLEVALGYTEEMAVEEAQRCLQCKHRPCVSGCPVNVKIPDFIKLVAEGKFQEAYEKIKETNSLPAVCGRVCPQENQCEKVCVRGKKGESVGIGRLERFVADWYINNVDSKPDVPKKNDKRVAIIGSGPASLACAGDLAKMGYNITIFEAFHEPGGVLVYGIPEFRLPKSIVKKEIDSLKDMGVEIKTNMVIGKVFSIDELLAEGYDAVFIGSGAGLPKFLGIPGENLNGVYSANEFLTRVNLMKAYKFPEYDTPVYIGKNVAVVGGGNVAMDAARSAKRLGAENVYIIYRRSKEEMPARLEEVNHAKEEGIIFNFLENPTKIIGTDDGWIKGIECIKMELGEPDSTGRRRPVPKEGTEHIIDVDSVIIAIGQGPNPLISSSTKELKTKEWGGIATDENTGATSKKGVFAGGDIVTGAATVIMAMGAGKKAAEAIDNYLKNNN; from the coding sequence ATGCCTAATATGTCACCTAAAAAAGTTCCTATGCCTGAACAGAATCCTAATGAGAGAATTAAAAATTTTTTGGAAGTTGCTTTAGGCTATACAGAAGAAATGGCTGTGGAAGAAGCACAAAGATGCCTCCAATGCAAACACAGACCTTGTGTATCAGGCTGTCCTGTAAATGTAAAAATTCCTGATTTTATAAAACTTGTAGCTGAAGGAAAATTTCAGGAGGCATATGAAAAAATAAAAGAAACCAACAGCCTTCCTGCTGTCTGCGGCAGGGTGTGTCCCCAGGAAAACCAGTGTGAAAAGGTTTGTGTGAGAGGGAAAAAAGGCGAATCTGTAGGCATTGGAAGACTAGAACGTTTTGTTGCCGATTGGTATATAAATAATGTGGATTCAAAACCGGATGTGCCAAAGAAAAATGATAAAAGAGTTGCAATAATAGGCTCAGGACCTGCCAGCCTGGCATGTGCCGGGGATTTAGCTAAAATGGGATACAATATCACCATTTTTGAAGCATTTCACGAACCCGGCGGTGTATTGGTATATGGTATTCCTGAGTTCAGGCTGCCTAAAAGCATAGTAAAAAAAGAAATAGACTCCCTTAAAGATATGGGGGTAGAAATAAAGACCAACATGGTTATTGGAAAAGTTTTTTCTATAGATGAATTACTTGCTGAAGGCTATGATGCCGTATTCATAGGCTCCGGTGCCGGACTTCCAAAATTTTTGGGGATACCCGGCGAAAACCTCAACGGAGTGTATTCGGCAAATGAATTTCTTACAAGGGTAAATCTCATGAAAGCTTATAAATTTCCTGAATATGACACTCCCGTGTACATTGGCAAAAACGTTGCAGTTGTGGGAGGCGGGAATGTGGCAATGGATGCGGCAAGAAGTGCAAAAAGGCTTGGAGCTGAAAATGTATATATTATATACAGGCGTTCTAAGGAAGAAATGCCTGCAAGACTGGAAGAAGTAAATCATGCAAAGGAAGAGGGAATTATATTTAATTTTTTGGAAAATCCAACTAAAATTATTGGTACAGATGACGGATGGATTAAAGGAATAGAGTGCATAAAAATGGAACTTGGAGAACCTGATTCAACAGGCAGAAGAAGACCTGTCCCTAAAGAAGGAACTGAACACATTATAGACGTAGACAGTGTAATTATTGCAATCGGACAAGGTCCTAACCCACTTATATCATCCAGCACAAAGGAATTGAAAACTAAAGAATGGGGCGGCATTGCCACTGATGAAAACACCGGGGCTACAAGTAAAAAAGGTGTTTTTGCCGGCGGGGATATTGTAACCGGTGCAGCAACGGTTATTATGGCAATGGGTGCAGGTAAAAAAGCTGCCGAAGCAATTGACAATTATCTAAAGAACAATAATTAA
- the prfB gene encoding peptide chain release factor 2 (programmed frameshift) — translation MLQIEEIKHELQNYKDKLEEMRVSLDIEGKSNEIEELEQKTTEPDFWNDPQKSQDILQKLKTLKSQLEKYNEIISKWDDLYTLCQLAIEEEDEGVISEIENDFKEFKKEYEDLKIHTLLTGPYDKNNAILTLHAGAGGTEAQDWAQMLLRMYTRWAERKGFKVTVLDCLDGDEAGIKSVTIQVEGENAYGYLKAERGVHRLVRISPFDAGGRRHTSFASLDVIPELSDEIEVDINPEDIRIDTYRSSGAGGQHVNKTESAVRITHLPTGIVVTCQNERSQHQNKDTAMKMLKSKLMALKEREQKEKIEDLKGVQMEIAWGSQIRSYVFCPYTMVKDHRTNYEESNVDSVMDGNLDGMINSYLTSIAGK, via the exons ATGCTTCAAATTGAAGAAATTAAGCATGAGCTTCAAAATTACAAAGACAAATTAGAAGAAATGAGGGTTTCTCTT GACATTGAAGGAAAAAGCAATGAAATAGAAGAACTTGAACAAAAAACCACAGAACCTGATTTTTGGAATGACCCTCAGAAATCCCAGGATATTTTGCAAAAATTAAAGACATTAAAAAGTCAATTGGAAAAATATAATGAAATCATTTCTAAATGGGATGATTTGTATACTTTATGCCAACTGGCTATTGAAGAAGAGGATGAAGGTGTTATTAGTGAAATAGAAAATGATTTTAAAGAATTTAAAAAAGAGTATGAAGATCTTAAAATACACACCCTTCTGACAGGTCCTTATGATAAAAACAATGCGATACTGACTTTGCATGCCGGAGCAGGAGGCACAGAGGCTCAGGATTGGGCTCAGATGCTTCTTAGAATGTATACCAGATGGGCTGAAAGAAAGGGCTTTAAGGTAACTGTTCTCGATTGCCTTGATGGTGATGAAGCAGGTATAAAAAGTGTTACAATACAAGTTGAAGGTGAAAATGCTTATGGGTATTTAAAAGCAGAAAGAGGTGTACACCGCCTTGTCAGAATTTCACCTTTTGATGCAGGGGGAAGACGGCATACCTCCTTTGCATCCTTAGATGTTATACCGGAATTAAGCGATGAAATAGAAGTAGATATTAATCCTGAGGATATCAGGATAGATACCTACCGTTCAAGCGGTGCAGGAGGTCAGCATGTTAATAAGACAGAATCAGCTGTAAGGATAACTCACTTGCCTACAGGTATTGTGGTTACCTGCCAGAATGAGCGTTCCCAGCATCAAAACAAAGACACCGCTATGAAAATGTTAAAATCAAAACTTATGGCTCTTAAAGAGAGGGAACAAAAGGAAAAAATTGAGGACCTTAAAGGGGTTCAGATGGAAATAGCCTGGGGCAGTCAGATAAGGTCATATGTATTTTGTCCGTATACAATGGTTAAAGACCACCGGACCAATTATGAAGAGTCAAATGTTGATTCTGTAATGGATGGGAATCTTGATGGAATGATAAATTCATATCTTACCAGTATTGCCGGGAAATAA
- the larC gene encoding nickel pincer cofactor biosynthesis protein LarC produces MRVLYFDCFSGVSGDMMLGALLDLGIDQNKFLDELNKLNLPGYDIIIEKKVIDSITVTDVNIIVEGIEDSSGDHHNHQHNHSHDHNHSHGHNHSHSHDHNHSHGHNHSHSHDHNHSHGHNHSHSHDHNHNHGHSHGHSDGHFHHHYHPSRNLEDIEKIIDESTLKPNVKEFGKKVFKEIARAEAKVHNKGINEIHFHEVGAVDSIVDIMGVAICIDLLGVDKIYSSPLRDGNGFIKCQHGVLPVPVPAVMEMLKGSEIPYITEDIGTELVTPTGIALIKCLCSEYGVTPPIKIEKTGYGAGKRKIGRLNALRCVLGTLMDESKRDDEIYVLETNIDDMNPEFLGYVMEMLLENGALEVFYTPVYMKKNRPGVVLTVLSPKEIEEKLSNIILRETSTLGVRKTVCKRQTLTREERTVMTKYGEVKVKISLVNGLEKVSPEYEDCKRVAKEKNIPLWKVYEEVKNAVQ; encoded by the coding sequence ATGAGAGTACTGTATTTTGACTGTTTTTCAGGAGTTAGCGGGGACATGATGCTTGGTGCCCTTTTGGATTTAGGAATAGATCAAAATAAATTTTTGGATGAGCTTAATAAACTGAATTTACCAGGTTATGATATTATTATAGAAAAAAAGGTTATAGACTCCATTACAGTAACAGATGTTAATATTATTGTAGAAGGAATTGAAGATTCCAGCGGTGATCATCATAACCACCAACACAATCATAGTCATGACCACAACCACAGTCATGGGCATAATCACAGCCACAGTCATGACCACAACCACAGTCATGGGCATAATCACAGCCACAGTCATGACCACAACCACAGTCATGGGCATAATCACAGCCACAGTCATGACCACAACCATAATCATGGGCACAGTCATGGCCATAGTGACGGTCATTTTCACCATCATTACCATCCGTCAAGGAACTTAGAAGATATTGAAAAAATCATAGATGAGAGTACTTTAAAACCTAATGTAAAGGAATTTGGAAAAAAGGTTTTTAAAGAAATTGCCAGGGCGGAAGCTAAAGTTCACAATAAAGGGATAAATGAAATACATTTTCATGAAGTGGGAGCTGTTGATTCAATTGTAGACATAATGGGAGTGGCTATTTGTATAGACCTTTTAGGAGTGGACAAAATCTATTCATCTCCCTTAAGGGATGGAAACGGTTTTATAAAATGCCAGCACGGGGTATTGCCGGTTCCCGTACCGGCAGTGATGGAGATGCTTAAAGGAAGTGAAATACCCTACATAACAGAGGATATAGGTACAGAACTGGTAACCCCTACAGGAATAGCCCTTATAAAATGCCTGTGTTCAGAATACGGGGTTACGCCTCCAATTAAAATAGAAAAGACAGGCTATGGTGCCGGAAAGAGAAAAATAGGAAGGCTTAATGCTTTAAGATGTGTCCTTGGCACATTAATGGATGAATCTAAAAGAGATGATGAAATATATGTTTTAGAGACAAATATTGACGATATGAACCCTGAGTTTTTAGGCTATGTAATGGAAATGCTTTTAGAAAACGGGGCACTTGAGGTGTTTTACACCCCTGTTTATATGAAAAAAAACAGGCCCGGGGTGGTGCTTACTGTACTTTCACCTAAAGAAATTGAAGAAAAACTTTCAAATATTATACTAAGGGAAACTTCAACCCTGGGAGTCAGGAAAACTGTTTGCAAAAGACAGACACTTACCAGGGAAGAAAGAACCGTAATGACTAAATACGGGGAAGTAAAAGTCAAAATATCTTTAGTAAATGGCTTAGAAAAAGTAAGTCCTGAATATGAAGATTGTAAAAGGGTAGCTAAGGAAAAAAACATTCCTCTGTGGAAGGTATACGAAGAGGTGAAAAATGCTGTACAATAA
- the larB gene encoding nickel pincer cofactor biosynthesis protein LarB, whose protein sequence is MDMEYLRELLNNVKNGSVSVDDALKDLKKLPFEDIGFAKIDHHRNIRNGFPEVIYSEGKTIEQIKEIVKKLIEKNNNIMATRADKKVYEGIKEIVGDAVYYEAARIVVVKRREILKSKKTIAVVSAGTSDIPVAEEAAVTCEVMGNVVERVYDVGVAGIHRLFAKSDVIMKANVLVVVAGMEGALASVVSGLVDRPVIAVPTSVGYGASFRGLSALLTMLNSCATGIGVVNIDNGFGAGYLAALINR, encoded by the coding sequence ATGGATATGGAGTATTTAAGAGAGCTTTTAAACAACGTAAAAAACGGAAGTGTAAGTGTTGATGACGCCCTTAAAGATTTGAAAAAACTTCCATTTGAAGATATAGGTTTTGCAAAAATTGACCACCACAGAAATATCAGAAACGGCTTTCCGGAAGTGATTTATTCCGAAGGAAAAACCATAGAGCAGATAAAGGAAATTGTTAAAAAGCTGATTGAAAAAAATAATAACATTATGGCAACTAGGGCAGATAAAAAAGTTTATGAAGGTATAAAGGAGATTGTCGGGGATGCAGTATATTATGAGGCGGCAAGGATAGTGGTGGTAAAGAGAAGGGAGATTTTGAAGAGTAAAAAAACCATTGCAGTTGTTTCAGCAGGTACTTCTGATATCCCGGTGGCAGAAGAGGCGGCAGTTACGTGTGAGGTAATGGGAAATGTTGTTGAAAGAGTTTATGATGTAGGTGTTGCAGGTATTCACAGGCTTTTTGCAAAGTCTGATGTGATAATGAAAGCAAATGTTTTGGTGGTGGTTGCAGGTATGGAAGGAGCCCTTGCCAGTGTAGTAAGCGGGCTTGTGGACAGACCGGTTATTGCAGTTCCCACCAGCGTTGGATACGGGGCAAGCTTTAGAGGATTGTCTGCCCTTCTTACCATGTTAAACAGCTGTGCAACAGGTATAGGGGTTGTCAATATAGATAACGGGTTTGGGGCAGGTTATCTGGCAGCTTTGATAAACAGGTGA
- a CDS encoding aspartyl-phosphate phosphatase Spo0E family protein, giving the protein MESIESLREKLHSVLDSGDNIKILTTSQELDKLIANYMLQQLKPDACAS; this is encoded by the coding sequence TTGGAGAGTATTGAATCCCTCAGGGAAAAATTGCACTCTGTTCTTGACTCAGGGGATAATATTAAAATTTTAACTACAAGTCAGGAACTTGACAAATTAATTGCCAACTATATGTTACAACAATTGAAGCCAGATGCATGCGCTTCATAA
- a CDS encoding pyridoxal phosphate-dependent aminotransferase, with protein sequence MNISDMITPSVKNIPPSGIRRFFDLVNEMKDAISLSIGEPDFITPWTVREAGIHSLEKGYTHYSPNAGFIELRKEICNYLKRKYSLEYNPKNQVIVTVGGSEGIDIALRTLVTKGDEVIIPQPSFVSYKPCTVFTGATPVIVNLRHEDEFRLTPELLESAITERTKALILPFPNNPTGAIMTRKDLEGIVEVLKDKNIIVISDEIYSELTYNGKHVSIANFPEMKDKTILINGFSKAFAMTGWRLGYVCGHPELIEAMYKVHQFAIMCSPTTAQYAAIEALRNADADVERMVREYNRRRKVLLKGFREARLECFEALGAFYLFPSIKSTGMTSTEFCEKLLIEEKVAVVPGDAFGECGEGFVRVCYSRSMDDIVEAVNRIKRFVKRNKK encoded by the coding sequence ATGAATATATCAGACATGATTACACCTTCAGTTAAAAACATACCACCATCGGGAATCAGGAGATTTTTTGACTTAGTTAACGAAATGAAAGATGCAATTTCTTTAAGTATAGGGGAGCCGGATTTTATAACACCTTGGACTGTAAGAGAGGCTGGTATTCATTCTCTGGAAAAAGGCTATACTCACTATTCCCCCAATGCAGGTTTTATTGAATTAAGAAAAGAAATTTGTAATTATTTAAAAAGAAAATATTCTTTAGAATACAACCCCAAAAACCAGGTTATTGTTACTGTAGGGGGAAGCGAGGGTATAGATATAGCATTAAGGACTCTTGTAACAAAAGGGGACGAAGTTATCATACCTCAGCCGAGTTTTGTATCCTATAAACCCTGTACGGTTTTTACAGGCGCAACTCCTGTAATTGTTAACTTAAGACATGAAGACGAGTTCAGGTTAACCCCGGAGCTTTTAGAAAGTGCAATTACAGAGAGGACAAAGGCATTAATTCTTCCTTTTCCCAACAATCCTACCGGCGCAATTATGACCAGAAAGGATTTAGAAGGTATAGTAGAGGTACTTAAGGATAAAAATATAATTGTTATTTCAGATGAAATTTATTCAGAATTGACTTATAACGGAAAGCATGTTTCAATAGCAAACTTTCCGGAGATGAAAGATAAGACAATTCTGATAAATGGTTTTTCCAAGGCTTTTGCCATGACTGGATGGAGACTTGGATATGTATGCGGGCATCCGGAATTGATAGAAGCAATGTACAAGGTGCATCAGTTTGCCATAATGTGTTCACCAACTACAGCACAGTATGCAGCTATAGAAGCCCTTAGAAATGCTGATGCAGATGTGGAGAGGATGGTAAGGGAATATAACAGGAGAAGAAAAGTGCTTTTAAAGGGATTTAGGGAAGCTAGACTTGAGTGTTTTGAAGCACTAGGGGCTTTTTATCTCTTTCCAAGCATTAAGTCAACGGGAATGACTTCTACTGAATTTTGTGAAAAACTTCTTATAGAGGAAAAGGTAGCTGTTGTTCCAGGAGATGCTTTTGGTGAATGTGGGGAAGGATTTGTCCGGGTTTGTTATTCAAGATCCATGGATGATATTGTTGAAGCTGTAAACAGGATAAAGAGATTTGTTAAAAGAAACAAAAAATAA
- a CDS encoding Rossmann-like and DUF2520 domain-containing protein, translated as MNVGIVGAGKVGYALALAFYNKNINISGIYSKSSKSALELNKKISADLPNDIIKTVKRSEIVFLSVSDNSIRSVAEEIASKVSKKYIENKVFFHLSGALTSDELKPLKDLGGHTASLHPAQTFASKEDGWKKLYNIYFGFEGCNISKEYAKTIVEGFNGTMVCIEKEDKTLYHAAACIISNYTVTLSYIASEILNGLGFGKEAAGKVFLPLIKGTVENLESRGVLDSITGPIERGDDKIIAKHIEKIKSFDKDILNIYKMLGQRTLKMVQEKGILEKEKEMKLTEVLNVN; from the coding sequence GTGAATGTTGGAATAGTGGGTGCAGGTAAAGTTGGCTATGCTTTAGCATTAGCCTTTTATAATAAAAATATTAACATTTCAGGAATATATAGCAAAAGCAGTAAGTCAGCACTGGAGCTGAACAAAAAAATATCAGCTGACTTACCCAATGATATAATTAAAACGGTAAAAAGATCAGAAATTGTGTTTTTGTCTGTATCTGACAATAGCATTAGAAGTGTTGCAGAAGAGATAGCTTCAAAGGTTTCAAAAAAATATATAGAAAATAAAGTTTTCTTTCATTTAAGCGGTGCATTAACTTCAGATGAATTAAAGCCTTTAAAGGATTTAGGGGGACATACCGCCTCACTTCATCCGGCCCAGACCTTTGCATCAAAAGAAGATGGCTGGAAAAAACTTTACAATATATATTTTGGGTTTGAAGGGTGCAATATTTCGAAAGAATATGCAAAGACTATTGTTGAAGGTTTTAATGGTACAATGGTATGTATAGAAAAAGAGGATAAAACCCTTTATCATGCCGCAGCATGTATTATTTCAAACTATACCGTTACCCTTTCTTATATAGCAAGTGAAATATTAAATGGTTTGGGTTTTGGAAAAGAGGCAGCAGGGAAGGTGTTTCTCCCCTTAATAAAAGGTACTGTGGAAAATTTAGAAAGCCGCGGGGTTTTAGATTCCATTACAGGACCTATAGAAAGAGGGGATGACAAAATTATTGCAAAGCATATTGAAAAAATAAAATCTTTTGATAAAGACATTTTGAATATATACAAAATGCTAGGACAAAGAACTTTAAAAATGGTTCAGGAAAAAGGTATATTAGAAAAGGAAAAAGAAATGAAATTAACGGAAGTGTTAAATGTAAATTAA
- a CDS encoding TIGR01212 family radical SAM protein (This family includes YhcC from E. coli K-12, an uncharacterized radical SAM protein.), whose protein sequence is MLYNKFSQYLKKRYNAKVYKLPVNLPVTCPNRDGRISKEGCIFCGEEGTGFENLPNYLSVKEQLLQNLKYIRKNYNSEKFIAYFQNYSNTYLPLEDFKRYIAEACMDGVVAIYISTRPDCIWKEYIEYLKDIKTTKGIDIVIELGLQTVNYHTLKKLNRGHLLAEFIHAVLLIKSYGLEVCAHYIVDIPMDSIDDTIEGARILSALRVEQVKCHSLYILKDTPIGEMYQRGEITPVSMEEYIERTISFLEYLSPDIVVQRLIGRAPEERTLFCNWGRSWWKVQELLEKKMEEENRFQGKKYNYLSSVSFFDG, encoded by the coding sequence ATGCTGTACAATAAATTTTCCCAATACTTAAAAAAAAGGTACAATGCAAAAGTTTACAAGCTTCCTGTAAATTTGCCTGTCACCTGTCCAAACAGGGATGGAAGAATAAGTAAAGAAGGCTGTATTTTTTGTGGAGAAGAAGGGACGGGATTTGAAAATTTACCTAATTATCTTTCGGTTAAAGAACAGCTTTTGCAAAACTTAAAGTACATAAGAAAAAACTACAATTCAGAAAAGTTTATAGCATATTTTCAAAACTATTCAAATACGTACCTTCCTTTGGAAGATTTTAAAAGATATATTGCAGAAGCCTGTATGGACGGTGTAGTGGCTATATATATTTCAACCCGTCCGGACTGTATATGGAAGGAGTATATTGAATATTTAAAAGATATTAAAACTACTAAGGGAATAGATATTGTTATAGAACTTGGTTTGCAGACAGTTAATTACCACACATTAAAAAAGCTAAACAGAGGGCATCTTTTAGCTGAGTTTATACATGCAGTGCTTTTAATAAAGTCATACGGGCTGGAGGTTTGTGCCCACTATATTGTTGACATTCCCATGGATTCGATAGATGATACAATAGAAGGGGCAAGAATACTCTCAGCCCTTAGGGTGGAACAGGTAAAATGTCATTCCCTTTATATTTTAAAGGATACCCCCATAGGAGAGATGTACCAAAGAGGAGAGATTACACCTGTCAGTATGGAAGAATACATTGAAAGGACTATTTCTTTCCTGGAATACCTAAGCCCTGATATAGTTGTACAAAGGCTTATCGGACGGGCACCGGAGGAGCGGACACTTTTTTGCAACTGGGGAAGAAGCTGGTGGAAAGTCCAGGAGCTATTGGAAAAGAAAATGGAAGAGGAAAACAGGTTTCAGGGAAAAAAATATAATTACCTTAGTTCTGTAAGTTTTTTTGACGGTTAA
- a CDS encoding sulfide/dihydroorotate dehydrogenase-like FAD/NAD-binding protein: MFKIVNKRILNSQVKLMDIYAPHIAKKAEPGQFIILRINEKGERVPLTIADFDREKGTVTIIFQEVGKTTKELGSLNEGDTILDFAGPLGIPSKLDNVKKAAVIGGGLGTAIAYPQAKKLNFLGAEVHAIIGFRNKELIILEEEMKAVSNKLFVTTDDGSNGTKGFVTDILKKLIEEGNEYNLVIAIGPLVMMKAISELTRPYNIKTIVSMNPIMIDGTGMCGGCRVTVGGEIKFACVDGPDFDGHKVDFDEAIRRQSMYKKHEAEVVKKHQCKLGGGSDA; this comes from the coding sequence ATGTTTAAAATTGTAAATAAAAGAATTTTGAATTCCCAAGTTAAATTAATGGATATATATGCTCCACACATTGCAAAAAAAGCTGAGCCAGGGCAATTTATTATTTTAAGGATAAATGAAAAAGGTGAAAGGGTTCCTTTAACAATTGCAGATTTTGACCGTGAAAAGGGAACTGTAACGATAATATTTCAAGAAGTGGGGAAAACAACCAAGGAATTGGGTTCATTGAATGAAGGTGATACTATACTTGACTTTGCAGGTCCTTTAGGTATCCCTTCAAAACTGGACAATGTAAAAAAAGCTGCTGTTATAGGGGGAGGACTTGGTACAGCAATTGCATACCCTCAGGCAAAAAAATTAAATTTCCTTGGGGCTGAAGTACATGCCATCATTGGCTTTAGAAATAAAGAACTTATAATACTTGAAGAAGAAATGAAAGCAGTCAGCAATAAACTTTTTGTTACCACTGATGACGGTTCTAACGGGACAAAAGGTTTTGTAACAGATATACTAAAGAAATTAATTGAAGAAGGAAATGAATACAACCTGGTAATTGCAATAGGTCCTTTGGTGATGATGAAGGCTATAAGTGAACTTACAAGGCCATATAATATAAAAACAATTGTAAGCATGAATCCTATTATGATTGACGGGACCGGAATGTGCGGCGGCTGCCGGGTAACAGTTGGCGGGGAAATAAAATTTGCATGTGTAGACGGTCCTGATTTTGACGGGCATAAAGTTGATTTTGATGAGGCTATACGGAGGCAAAGTATGTACAAAAAACATGAAGCAGAAGTTGTAAAAAAACACCAGTGCAAGCTAGGAGGCGGTAGCGATGCCTAA
- a CDS encoding single-stranded DNA-binding protein gives MNKVILMGRLTKDPELRYTNVNNIPVCRFTLAVDRRFQRQGEERQADFIPIVAWDKLAEFCSKYFIKGQQVAVTGRLQLRTWDDNEGKRHYVTEVIAEEAYFADSKRESGTDNISDNYVAENDDSDSDIDDELPF, from the coding sequence ATGAACAAAGTGATTTTAATGGGGAGGCTTACCAAGGATCCTGAGCTGAGGTATACTAATGTAAACAATATACCGGTATGCCGTTTTACATTAGCTGTTGACAGAAGGTTTCAAAGACAGGGAGAAGAGAGACAGGCGGATTTTATACCTATAGTTGCCTGGGATAAGCTGGCAGAGTTTTGTTCTAAATATTTTATTAAGGGTCAGCAGGTTGCAGTAACAGGAAGGCTTCAGCTGAGAACTTGGGATGACAATGAGGGCAAGAGGCATTATGTAACTGAAGTTATTGCAGAAGAGGCATATTTTGCAGATAGTAAGAGAGAGTCAGGTACTGACAATATTTCAGATAATTATGTGGCAGAAAATGATGATAGTGACAGCGATATTGATGATGAATTGCCATTTTAA